A stretch of the Bacteroidota bacterium genome encodes the following:
- the rpsJ gene encoding 30S ribosomal protein S10 — protein MPGEKIRIKLKSYDHNLIDKSAEKIIKTVKQTGAIVSGPIPLPTKRTVVTVLRSPHVDKKSREQFETRTHKRLIDILNSTSRTVESLMKLELPAGVDVEIKV, from the coding sequence GTGCCAGGAGAAAAAATACGTATAAAATTAAAGTCTTACGATCATAATTTAATCGATAAGTCGGCTGAAAAAATTATTAAAACAGTAAAACAGACCGGTGCTATTGTTTCAGGACCGATCCCGTTGCCGACCAAACGGACAGTTGTTACGGTATTACGTTCGCCTCACGTTGATAAAAAATCGCGAGAGCAATTTGAAACTCGAACTCATAAACGATTAATTGATATTTTAAACTCAACATCACGAACTGTAGAATCGCTCATGAAATTAGAGTTGCCCGCAGGTGTAGATGTAGAAATTAAAGTGTAA
- the rplD gene encoding 50S ribosomal protein L4, which translates to MELEVYKKDGTLTGEKITLSPDVFEIAPNDHAIYQAVRVYLANQRQGTHKTKTVAEVSGGGKKPYKQKKTGRARSGSSRSPLWKGGGTIFGPVPRDYSMSLPEKVNKLARKSALSYRVKESDVKIVEDFSFESPKTKDIVSILKALKLDDTKTLLLLSKTDSIVYKSGRNLPNLQILEANKVSAYDIMKNKVILFQKSAVEVIEKIF; encoded by the coding sequence ATGGAATTAGAAGTTTACAAAAAAGATGGAACATTGACTGGCGAGAAGATTACACTGTCTCCTGATGTTTTCGAGATTGCACCAAACGATCACGCAATATATCAAGCTGTTCGAGTTTACTTAGCTAATCAACGTCAAGGAACGCATAAAACAAAGACAGTTGCTGAAGTAAGCGGTGGCGGTAAAAAACCTTACAAGCAGAAAAAAACCGGACGTGCTCGTAGCGGTTCCTCCCGATCTCCATTATGGAAGGGTGGCGGCACAATTTTCGGACCGGTGCCTCGCGATTATTCAATGTCGTTACCAGAGAAAGTAAATAAATTAGCCAGAAAATCGGCTCTAAGTTATCGCGTAAAAGAATCGGATGTTAAAATAGTCGAAGACTTTTCATTCGAATCTCCGAAAACTAAAGACATAGTTTCAATTTTAAAAGCTCTGAAATTGGATGATACTAAAACCTTACTCTTGTTATCAAAAACCGATAGCATTGTATATAAATCGGGACGTAATTTACCGAACCTTCAAATTCTTGAAGCAAACAAAGTATCGGCTTATGATATTATGAAGAATAAAGTAATC
- the rplC gene encoding 50S ribosomal protein L3: protein MTGLLGKKIGMTSIFDEQGIVIPCTIIEAGPCFVTQIKTKEIDGYEAVQIGFEDKKARLVTKPLIGHFNRSGVTPKRLVKEFNGFDISNIKLGDEIKAEAIFSAGDLVSVTGKSKGRGFQGVVKRHHFGGGSKTHGQSDRVRAPGSIGGSSYPSRVFKGQRMAGRMGNTQTTVQNLTVVKIISESNLLLIKGCVPGHINAYVEIQKKLK, encoded by the coding sequence ATGACTGGATTGTTAGGAAAAAAAATAGGAATGACGAGTATATTTGATGAACAGGGAATTGTTATCCCCTGCACCATCATTGAAGCAGGACCTTGTTTTGTTACTCAAATTAAAACCAAAGAAATCGATGGATATGAAGCTGTACAAATTGGTTTCGAGGATAAGAAAGCTCGTCTTGTAACCAAACCTTTAATAGGCCATTTCAATCGTTCCGGGGTTACTCCCAAACGTTTGGTAAAGGAATTCAACGGATTCGATATCTCCAATATTAAATTGGGTGATGAGATAAAAGCAGAAGCTATTTTTTCTGCCGGGGATCTCGTTTCTGTAACTGGTAAATCAAAAGGAAGAGGTTTTCAAGGCGTTGTTAAACGTCATCATTTCGGAGGTGGTTCGAAGACACACGGACAAAGCGATCGTGTTCGCGCTCCGGGATCCATTGGCGGTAGTTCGTATCCTTCGAGAGTATTCAAAGGTCAACGTATGGCTGGCAGAATGGGTAATACTCAAACAACTGTCCAAAACTTAACAGTTGTTAAAATTATCAGTGAATCAAATTTGCTCCTGATAAAAGGTTGCGTTCCCGGTCATATAAATGCGTATGTAGAAATTCAAAAAAAATTGAAATAG
- the tuf gene encoding elongation factor Tu — translation MAKEKFTRDKPHVNIGTIGHVDHGKTTLTAAITMVLAKKGLSAIRTFDSIDNAPEERERGITIATAHVEYSTAKRHYAHVDCPGHADYIKNMITGAAQMDGAILVVAATDGPMPQTREHILLARQVGVPKIVVFMNKVDAVDDPELLELVELELRDLLKQYEFPGDEIPIIQGSALKAMEAAIRPDSKSDDPAFECIAKLMDAVDTYIPVPQRDVDKPFLMPVEDVFSITGRGTVGTGRIERGKVNVGEEIEIIGLDAHKKAVVTGVEMFRKELDQGMAGDNVGLLLRGVDKTELERGMVCAKPGSITPHKKFNAQVYVLKKEEGGRHTPFFTGYRPQFYFRTTDVTGIAHLPAGIEMIMPGDNVDNLDIELITTIAMEEGLRFAIREGGHTVGAGVVTKIIA, via the coding sequence ATGGCAAAAGAAAAGTTTACGAGGGACAAACCCCATGTCAACATTGGAACGATAGGACACGTTGACCACGGAAAGACAACCCTAACTGCTGCTATTACGATGGTTTTAGCAAAAAAGGGATTGTCGGCTATTAGAACATTCGATTCAATTGATAATGCCCCGGAAGAACGCGAACGTGGTATTACAATCGCAACTGCACACGTAGAATACTCAACCGCTAAGCGACACTATGCTCACGTTGACTGTCCCGGTCACGCTGACTACATCAAAAATATGATCACTGGTGCAGCTCAAATGGACGGTGCAATCCTCGTTGTTGCAGCTACCGATGGTCCGATGCCTCAAACACGCGAACACATTCTTCTTGCTCGTCAAGTAGGTGTTCCCAAAATAGTTGTATTTATGAATAAAGTAGATGCAGTTGACGATCCGGAATTATTAGAACTCGTTGAACTTGAGTTGAGAGATTTATTGAAGCAGTACGAATTCCCCGGTGATGAAATACCGATTATTCAGGGTTCTGCTTTAAAGGCAATGGAAGCAGCTATCAGACCGGATTCAAAAAGCGATGACCCGGCGTTTGAATGCATCGCTAAATTAATGGATGCCGTTGATACATACATCCCAGTTCCTCAGCGCGATGTCGATAAACCATTCTTGATGCCTGTTGAAGACGTGTTCTCAATTACAGGACGCGGAACAGTAGGTACCGGAAGAATCGAACGTGGCAAAGTTAATGTCGGTGAAGAAATCGAAATTATCGGTCTAGATGCTCATAAAAAAGCTGTAGTTACCGGCGTTGAAATGTTTCGCAAAGAACTTGACCAAGGTATGGCTGGCGATAACGTAGGTCTGTTATTGCGCGGTGTCGATAAAACTGAATTGGAACGCGGAATGGTTTGTGCAAAACCCGGTTCTATTACACCACACAAAAAATTTAATGCTCAGGTTTACGTACTGAAAAAAGAAGAAGGCGGTCGTCATACACCATTCTTTACCGGATATCGTCCGCAATTCTATTTCCGTACAACCGACGTTACTGGAATCGCACACTTACCGGCAGGAATCGAAATGATTATGCCAGGTGATAACGTAGATAATTTAGACATCGAATTAATTACCACCATCGCTATGGAAGAAGGTCTTCGCTTTGCTATTCGCGAAGGCGGTCATACTGTCGGTGCCGGTGTAGTAACCAAAATAATTGCATAA